A single window of Nocardioides kongjuensis DNA harbors:
- a CDS encoding vWA domain-containing protein — MTESLESPVPEPRDRLTRWRLVLGGDEADPADVHLSAEDLVRDRALSQLYNGPGDGPGRPGGPRRGGLGRSAPGVNRWLGDIRTYFPSSVVQVMQADAMDRLGLHELLLEPETMAAVQPDLNLVTTLVGLNRVIPEHSRTTARAVVRAVTDQLEQRLRSKTVQAVSGAVDRAARTRRPRHHEIDWRRTIAANLKHYLPEHGTVVPERLHGHARRTRQTQRHIILCIDQSGSMAESVVHSSVFGAVLASLRAVSTRLVAFDTEVVDLTDEIEDPVDVLFGVQLGGGTDINRALAYCQSLIERPEETVLVLISDLYEGGIAEEMIRRANAITSSGAVMVALLALSDSGAPSYDAAHAAALAAIGVPAFACTPDQFPDLMAAAIERRDLAQWAAANDIVVASAVEDD; from the coding sequence ATGACCGAGTCCCTCGAGTCACCCGTGCCCGAGCCGCGTGACCGGCTGACCCGCTGGCGGCTGGTGCTCGGCGGCGACGAGGCCGACCCCGCCGACGTCCACCTGTCGGCCGAGGACCTGGTCCGCGACCGCGCCCTGTCCCAGCTGTACAACGGCCCCGGCGACGGCCCCGGACGCCCGGGCGGCCCGCGCCGCGGCGGGCTGGGCCGCTCCGCTCCCGGCGTGAACCGGTGGCTCGGCGACATCCGCACCTACTTCCCGTCCTCGGTGGTGCAGGTGATGCAGGCCGACGCGATGGACCGGCTCGGCCTCCACGAGCTGCTCCTCGAGCCCGAGACGATGGCCGCGGTGCAGCCCGACCTCAACCTGGTGACCACCCTCGTCGGCCTCAACCGGGTGATCCCCGAGCACAGCCGCACGACCGCCCGCGCGGTGGTCCGGGCGGTCACCGACCAGCTCGAGCAGCGGCTGCGCAGCAAGACCGTCCAGGCCGTCTCAGGCGCCGTCGACCGGGCCGCCCGCACCCGCCGGCCCCGGCACCACGAGATCGACTGGCGGCGCACCATTGCCGCCAACCTCAAGCACTACCTGCCCGAGCACGGCACCGTCGTGCCCGAGCGGCTCCACGGCCACGCCCGCCGCACCCGGCAGACCCAGCGCCACATCATCTTGTGCATCGACCAGTCCGGCTCGATGGCGGAGTCGGTCGTCCACTCCAGCGTCTTCGGCGCGGTCCTCGCCTCACTGCGTGCCGTCTCGACGCGGCTGGTCGCCTTCGACACCGAGGTCGTCGACCTCACCGACGAGATCGAGGACCCGGTCGACGTGCTCTTCGGCGTCCAGCTCGGCGGCGGCACCGACATCAACCGCGCCCTCGCCTACTGCCAGTCGCTGATCGAACGGCCCGAGGAGACGGTGCTCGTGCTGATCAGCGACCTCTACGAGGGCGGCATCGCCGAGGAGATGATCCGCCGCGCCAACGCGATCACGTCCTCGGGTGCGGTCATGGTCGCGCTGCTGGCGCTGAGCGACTCGGGGGCGCCGTCGTACGACGCCGCGCACGCCGCCGCCCTGGCCGCGATCGGCGTGCCGGCCTTCGCGTGCACCCCCGACCAGTTCCCCGACCTGATGGCCGCGGCGATCGAGAGGCGCGACCTCGCCCAGTGGGCGGCGGCCAACGACATCGTGGTCGCGAGCGCCGTCGAGGACGACTAG
- a CDS encoding DUF5682 family protein yields MPGADLTTRARVEVLGVRHHGPGSARSVAGALEELAADAVVIEGPPELDSLVRYVGEGLVPPVAGLAYATAEPWRAAFYPMAAFSPEWVALTWAVEHGVPVRFADLPAAQSLAPADPTGPTDPPVTEPEREERTDPITLLATAAGYDDPERWWEDAVEHRAESSLARFALLREAMAEARASGPVGDDNLRREAAMRKVLRATIREGHERIAFVCGAYHAPALEPASFPSQAADNKLLAGLAKVKVTATWAPWTAGRLAYASGYGAGVTSPGWYQHLFACWAEDRPGDVVPGWLTRVARALRDDGLDAAPATVVEAVRMAEALAAVRGRPSAGLEELMDASQTVLCGGSAVPLGLVQRRLVIGEELGQVPDAVPLVPLAEDLARTQRRLRLKPSPTPATITLDLRKEGQLERSRLLHRLALLGIPWGTPGDAGRTTGTFKEAWDLEWQPEFAVSLVEAGLLGTTVLGAAETRVREAAAAATDLATLGRLVESALVADLPRALATVVDALAAATAHQHDTRALLDAIEPLARTQRYGDVRRADLGRVREVLATVVVRSAVELRAACSGLDDDAAAALRGSIDSAQRGIALVGVGAERWREALAGVAADDRVHGSVAGRVNRILLDGGHLAAERAAERLSRQLSVGASPVHAAAWLDGFLEGESVLLLHDPTLLAMVDEWVGRVDESVFEDLLPLLRRTFARFPPAERRQVASRVRNLDDDHADAVPDLDLAAGRDAARQVATLLGLEVSA; encoded by the coding sequence GTGCCGGGAGCTGACCTGACCACGAGGGCCCGGGTCGAGGTCCTCGGCGTCCGCCACCACGGCCCGGGCTCGGCGCGCTCGGTCGCCGGCGCGCTCGAGGAGCTCGCCGCGGACGCCGTCGTGATCGAGGGGCCTCCGGAGCTCGACTCGCTGGTCCGGTACGTCGGCGAGGGGCTGGTGCCTCCCGTGGCCGGCCTGGCCTACGCGACGGCCGAGCCGTGGCGGGCCGCGTTCTACCCGATGGCGGCCTTCTCCCCCGAGTGGGTCGCCCTCACCTGGGCGGTCGAGCACGGCGTACCCGTCCGGTTCGCCGACCTGCCCGCCGCCCAGTCCCTCGCGCCCGCCGATCCCACCGGTCCCACCGATCCCCCCGTGACCGAGCCGGAGCGCGAGGAGCGCACCGACCCGATCACCCTGCTCGCCACCGCGGCCGGGTACGACGACCCCGAGCGCTGGTGGGAGGACGCAGTCGAGCACCGGGCGGAGTCCTCGCTGGCGCGGTTCGCCCTGCTGCGCGAGGCGATGGCCGAGGCCCGCGCCTCCGGCCCGGTCGGCGACGACAACCTGCGCCGCGAGGCGGCGATGCGCAAGGTGCTGCGGGCCACGATCAGGGAGGGCCACGAGCGGATCGCGTTCGTGTGCGGCGCCTACCACGCGCCCGCCCTGGAGCCGGCGAGCTTCCCGTCCCAGGCAGCCGACAACAAGCTGCTCGCCGGCCTGGCGAAGGTGAAGGTGACCGCGACCTGGGCGCCGTGGACCGCGGGCCGGCTGGCCTACGCCAGCGGGTACGGCGCCGGCGTCACCTCGCCCGGGTGGTACCAGCACCTGTTCGCCTGCTGGGCCGAGGACCGGCCCGGCGACGTCGTCCCGGGCTGGCTGACCCGGGTCGCCCGGGCGCTGCGCGACGACGGCCTCGACGCCGCGCCCGCGACCGTGGTCGAGGCGGTGCGGATGGCGGAGGCGCTGGCCGCCGTACGGGGTCGCCCGTCGGCCGGCCTCGAGGAGCTGATGGACGCCAGCCAGACGGTCCTCTGCGGCGGCTCGGCGGTCCCGCTCGGTCTCGTGCAGCGGCGACTCGTGATCGGCGAGGAGCTGGGGCAGGTGCCCGACGCCGTCCCCCTCGTGCCGCTCGCCGAGGACCTCGCCCGCACCCAGCGCCGGCTCCGGCTCAAGCCGTCGCCGACACCCGCGACGATCACCCTCGACCTGCGCAAGGAGGGCCAGCTCGAGCGCTCGCGGCTGCTGCACCGGCTCGCCCTCCTGGGCATCCCGTGGGGCACCCCCGGCGACGCCGGCCGCACCACCGGCACCTTCAAGGAGGCGTGGGACCTCGAGTGGCAGCCCGAGTTCGCCGTCTCGCTGGTCGAGGCCGGGCTGCTCGGGACGACCGTCCTCGGTGCCGCGGAGACCCGGGTCCGGGAGGCGGCCGCCGCCGCGACCGACCTGGCCACCCTCGGCCGGCTCGTCGAGTCCGCGCTGGTCGCCGACCTGCCCCGCGCCCTCGCCACCGTGGTCGACGCGCTCGCCGCGGCCACCGCCCACCAGCACGACACCCGCGCCCTGCTCGACGCGATCGAGCCGCTGGCCCGCACCCAGCGCTACGGCGACGTGCGGCGCGCCGACCTGGGCCGGGTCCGCGAGGTGCTCGCCACCGTCGTGGTCCGCTCGGCGGTCGAGCTGCGGGCGGCCTGCAGCGGCCTCGACGACGACGCGGCCGCCGCGCTGCGCGGCTCGATCGACAGCGCCCAGCGCGGGATCGCGCTCGTCGGGGTCGGCGCCGAGCGGTGGCGCGAGGCGCTCGCCGGCGTGGCCGCCGACGACCGGGTCCACGGCTCGGTCGCCGGCCGGGTCAACCGGATCCTGCTCGACGGCGGCCACCTCGCGGCCGAGCGGGCCGCCGAGCGGCTCAGCCGCCAGCTCTCCGTCGGCGCCTCCCCTGTCCACGCCGCCGCCTGGCTCGACGGCTTCCTCGAGGGCGAGTCCGTGCTGCTGCTGCACGACCCGACCCTGCTGGCGATGGTCGACGAGTGGGTCGGCCGCGTGGACGAGTCCGTCTTCGAGGACCTGCTGCCGCTGCTGCGCCGTACCTTCGCCCGGTTCCCGCCCGCCGAGCGTCGCCAGGTCGCCAGCCGGGTCCGCAACCTCGACGACGACCACGCCGACGCCGTGCCCGACCTCGACCTGGCCGCCGGCCGCGACGCCGCTCGCCAGGTGGCCACGCTCCTCGGACTGGAGGTGAGCGCATGA
- a CDS encoding pyridoxal phosphate-dependent aminotransferase, producing MPPAARRVAGMGTTIFAEMSALAVRTGSVNLGQGFPDTDGPAVILDAAVAAVRGGANQYAPGPGVPALREAIARHQQRRYGIELDPDRQVVVTTGCTEAIAGALLGLVDPGDEVVVLEPYYDSYTAMIDFAGGVRRPVTLRAPDFRLDPAELEAAVTGRTKLILLNTPHNPTGRVLDGDELAAVARVAIAHDLLVVTDEVYEHLTFDGRPHVPISTLPGMAERTLTLSSAGKSWSVTGWKVGWASGPAELVAAVTAAKQWLTFTSGAPLQPAVAAALDAGDDFPSGLARDLQAQRDQLVGGLRAAGLTTYVPEGTYFATTDVSELGWTSGGDFCRALPERAGVVAIPSEVFYDDPDAPGSGRHLVRWAFCKKPEVIAEAVRRLGAADLRA from the coding sequence ATGCCTCCTGCTGCCCGACGCGTCGCCGGGATGGGTACGACCATCTTCGCCGAGATGTCCGCCCTCGCCGTCCGGACCGGCTCGGTCAACCTCGGCCAGGGCTTCCCCGACACCGACGGGCCGGCCGTCATCCTCGACGCGGCCGTCGCAGCGGTGCGCGGTGGCGCGAACCAGTACGCCCCCGGCCCCGGCGTCCCCGCCCTGCGCGAGGCGATCGCCCGGCACCAGCAGCGCCGCTACGGCATCGAGCTCGACCCGGACCGGCAGGTCGTGGTGACCACCGGCTGCACCGAGGCGATCGCGGGCGCCCTGCTCGGGCTGGTCGACCCGGGCGACGAGGTCGTCGTGCTCGAGCCCTACTACGACTCCTACACGGCGATGATCGACTTCGCCGGTGGCGTACGACGGCCGGTCACCCTGCGCGCACCGGACTTCCGGCTCGACCCGGCCGAGCTCGAGGCCGCGGTGACGGGGCGGACCAAGCTGATCCTGCTCAACACGCCCCACAACCCCACGGGCCGGGTGCTCGACGGCGACGAGCTGGCCGCGGTCGCCCGGGTGGCGATCGCCCACGACCTGCTGGTCGTGACCGACGAGGTCTACGAGCACCTCACCTTCGACGGCCGCCCGCACGTGCCGATCTCGACGCTGCCGGGCATGGCCGAGCGCACCCTCACCCTCTCCAGCGCCGGGAAGTCCTGGTCGGTGACCGGGTGGAAGGTCGGCTGGGCGAGCGGCCCGGCCGAGCTGGTGGCGGCGGTGACCGCGGCCAAGCAGTGGCTGACCTTCACCTCGGGCGCGCCGCTGCAGCCGGCCGTGGCCGCGGCCCTCGACGCCGGCGACGACTTCCCGTCCGGGCTGGCCCGCGACCTGCAGGCCCAGCGGGACCAGCTGGTGGGCGGGTTGAGGGCGGCCGGCCTGACGACGTACGTGCCCGAGGGGACCTACTTCGCGACCACCGACGTGAGCGAGCTCGGCTGGACCAGCGGCGGCGACTTCTGCCGGGCGCTGCCCGAGCGGGCCGGCGTCGTCGCGATCCCGTCGGAGGTCTTCTACGACGACCCGGACGCCCCCGGCAGCGGCCGCCACCTGGTCCGGTGGGCGTTCTGCAAGAAGCCGGAGGTCATCGCCGAGGCGGTACGCCGGCTCGGCGCGGCCGACCTGCGGGCCTGA
- the pyrE gene encoding orotate phosphoribosyltransferase — translation MTTTDTALAADIDATCRLTGEFVLRSGQVSNEYFDKYLFEADPLLLARVAREVAQLLPADAELLGGLEMGGIPIATAVSQLVGLPVVFVRKKAKEYGTAKLAEGPSYDGRKVVLIEDVITTGGAVRDATNALREGGAVVETVVCAIDRSPAGENPLADVELEVRAVLTKAELDAARDAAQA, via the coding sequence GTGACGACCACGGACACCGCCCTCGCCGCCGACATCGACGCCACCTGCCGCCTCACCGGCGAGTTCGTGCTCCGGTCGGGTCAGGTCAGCAACGAGTACTTCGACAAGTACCTCTTCGAGGCCGACCCGCTCCTCCTCGCCCGCGTCGCGCGCGAGGTCGCCCAGCTGCTGCCGGCCGACGCCGAGCTGCTCGGCGGCCTGGAGATGGGCGGCATCCCGATCGCGACGGCGGTCAGTCAGCTCGTCGGCCTGCCGGTCGTGTTCGTGCGCAAGAAGGCCAAGGAGTACGGCACCGCCAAGCTCGCCGAGGGACCGTCGTACGACGGCCGCAAGGTGGTGCTGATCGAGGACGTCATCACCACCGGCGGCGCGGTCCGCGACGCGACCAACGCGCTGCGCGAGGGCGGCGCCGTCGTCGAGACGGTGGTGTGCGCGATCGACCGCAGCCCGGCCGGCGAGAACCCGCTCGCCGACGTCGAGCTCGAGGTCCGCGCCGTGCTCACGAAGGCCGAGCTGGACGCCGCTCGCGACGCAGCTCAGGCGTGA